From the Shewanella amazonensis SB2B genome, one window contains:
- a CDS encoding M4 family metallopeptidase: MRKQQLSLLFIAVSATLGTSAYAANVVDVAKMRHATGDIGSVLQLAPGHEFRTAKQLDLGKGLKKERLQQYFHGVPVYGFTVAADRSEMGFYSNLKGQMLANIDKDAAFAKPSLSKDKALEIAKAAKGGHGLKAGKTRNDSAQPWIILYGKAQEPRLVYITSYVVDGDTPSRPFTMVDAHTGEVLERWEGLNHAGTGTGPGGNAKTGQYEYGTDFGNLDVEVNGDTCTMNNANVKTVNLNHGTSGNTAFSYTCPRNTVKEINGAYSPLNDAHYFGGVVYDMYDQWYGTAPLSFQLTMRVHYSNNYENAFWDGSAMTFGDGQSYFYPLVSLDVSAHEVSHGFTEQNSGLVYANQSGGMNEAFSDMAGEAAEFFMKGSNDWLVGADIFKGDGALRYMADPTQDGKSIGHIDDYYDGLDVHYSSGVFNKAFYTLATTEGWDTRKAFEVFVIANQLYWTPNSLMYEGACGVRNAATDKGYSTADVDAAFAAVGITPCEVPPPPPPPEAEVLQNGVAVTDISGASGSKQYWTLDVPAGASNLVFNLSGGSGDADLYVKFGANPTSTDYDCRPYAAGNNENCAISNVQQGTYWVMLNGYSSYSGTTLVGSFDGGSTEPNEAPVASFTADYTGALYNFTSTATDSDGNVVAWSWDFGDGETATGSAASHQYLVSGSYTVTLTVTDDDGATASTSEVFNVEVPAAEMDLSITKVNVSRRGSARIGLEWTGNSASYTVLRNGEAVGTTSANSYVDRFTATAGSSVTFQVCNSDGGCSDIETVSF, from the coding sequence CGCCGTTTCGGCAACCCTGGGTACATCAGCCTATGCCGCCAACGTAGTGGACGTGGCCAAGATGCGCCACGCCACTGGCGACATCGGCAGCGTACTGCAACTGGCTCCCGGCCACGAGTTCCGCACCGCAAAACAACTGGATCTGGGCAAAGGCCTGAAAAAAGAGCGTCTGCAGCAATACTTCCACGGAGTGCCTGTTTATGGTTTCACTGTGGCCGCTGATCGCTCTGAGATGGGTTTCTACAGCAACCTCAAAGGCCAGATGCTGGCCAATATCGACAAGGATGCGGCTTTTGCCAAGCCCAGCCTGAGCAAAGACAAAGCCCTGGAAATCGCCAAGGCCGCCAAGGGTGGCCATGGTCTTAAGGCCGGCAAGACCCGTAACGACAGCGCCCAGCCATGGATCATCCTGTACGGCAAAGCGCAGGAGCCACGACTGGTGTATATCACCTCTTACGTGGTTGATGGCGATACCCCAAGCCGTCCATTCACCATGGTAGACGCCCACACAGGTGAAGTACTGGAGCGCTGGGAAGGTCTGAACCATGCCGGCACAGGTACCGGCCCCGGCGGTAACGCCAAAACCGGCCAGTATGAGTACGGCACTGACTTCGGCAACCTGGATGTGGAAGTGAATGGTGACACCTGCACCATGAACAATGCCAACGTGAAAACCGTGAACCTGAACCACGGCACCAGCGGCAATACGGCATTCAGCTACACCTGCCCACGCAACACGGTAAAAGAAATCAACGGTGCCTACTCACCGCTGAACGATGCCCACTACTTCGGTGGCGTGGTGTATGACATGTACGATCAGTGGTATGGCACAGCGCCCCTGTCCTTCCAGCTGACCATGCGCGTGCACTACAGCAACAACTATGAAAACGCCTTCTGGGACGGCAGCGCCATGACCTTCGGTGATGGCCAGAGCTACTTCTACCCACTGGTGTCTCTGGACGTATCAGCCCACGAAGTGAGCCACGGCTTTACCGAACAGAACTCGGGCCTGGTGTATGCCAACCAATCCGGTGGTATGAACGAAGCCTTCTCGGACATGGCAGGTGAAGCGGCCGAATTCTTTATGAAAGGCAGCAACGACTGGCTGGTTGGCGCCGATATCTTCAAAGGCGATGGCGCACTGCGCTACATGGCTGACCCAACTCAGGACGGCAAGTCTATCGGTCATATCGACGACTACTACGATGGTCTGGATGTGCACTACAGCTCAGGTGTGTTCAATAAAGCCTTCTACACCCTGGCTACCACCGAAGGCTGGGATACCCGCAAAGCCTTTGAAGTCTTCGTTATCGCCAACCAATTGTACTGGACGCCCAACAGCCTGATGTATGAAGGTGCCTGTGGCGTGAGAAATGCCGCCACCGATAAGGGCTACAGCACTGCTGACGTAGATGCAGCATTCGCAGCCGTGGGGATCACCCCCTGCGAAGTTCCACCACCACCGCCACCACCAGAAGCTGAGGTACTGCAAAATGGCGTAGCCGTGACGGACATCAGCGGCGCTTCAGGCAGCAAGCAGTATTGGACTCTCGATGTCCCGGCCGGTGCCAGCAATCTGGTGTTCAACCTGTCCGGTGGCTCGGGCGATGCCGACCTCTATGTGAAGTTTGGCGCCAACCCAACCAGCACTGACTACGATTGCCGCCCCTATGCAGCAGGCAACAATGAAAACTGTGCCATCAGCAATGTCCAGCAAGGTACTTACTGGGTGATGCTGAACGGCTACAGTTCGTACAGCGGCACGACCCTGGTAGGCAGCTTCGATGGCGGCAGCACTGAGCCAAACGAAGCCCCGGTTGCCAGCTTCACCGCCGACTACACGGGTGCCCTGTACAATTTCACCAGCACTGCTACCGACTCTGACGGCAACGTGGTCGCCTGGAGCTGGGACTTCGGTGACGGTGAAACGGCTACCGGTTCTGCTGCAAGCCATCAGTATCTGGTGAGTGGCAGCTACACTGTCACCCTGACCGTTACCGACGATGATGGCGCCACCGCCAGCACCTCTGAAGTGTTCAACGTGGAAGTGCCTGCCGCCGAGATGGATCTGAGCATCACCAAGGTGAACGTGTCACGCCGTGGCAGCGCCCGTATCGGTTTGGAATGGACAGGTAACAGCGCCTCTTACACTGTGCTGCGTAACGGTGAAGCCGTCGGCACCACCAGCGCCAACAGCTATGTTGACCGCTTCACTGCCACTGCCGGCAGCAGCGTCACCTTCCAGGTGTGCAACTCCGATGGTGGTTGCTCCGACATTGAAACCGTAAGCTTCTGA